GATCTGATGCTAAGCCAACCTTTTGTTGGTTTTCATAGAGTTCTAGAATGGTTTTAGTAAGGTGAGATCCTGCTTTGGATCTGTTATTGTCCGTATTGAGTTCTGAAAGAAGTCTGGTCATACTGCCCTGCAAAGTCCTGTTAAGGTAAGTGAACAGGTAGAAGATGAATGTTTGTTatgtgcaaataaataaatagaaagtaTAAAACGCATTTTTAAAAAagcccattaaaaaaatactactactaataataatggtGCCCCCTAGTGGCCAATTTAATGTTATTCTTTTTACTGTAACACTGATCAGGATATGATCAGTAAACACTGTAAAGACCCTTGTCAAGAAGGTGACCACACCATGATGTTTCTTTACTTATGAATAcatgaaaatgtaatattaacatgCAGGTAAAATGTAGTGATTGAGCTGCATGATTAAAACAACAGTATTTCTCACCTGGTTAACTCTCGCAGTCTGTTGATCTCAGCATCACGCTGTTGAAGACTTATACTTAAAATCTGATTTTCCTTTTCTGAGGCTTCAAATTTAAACTGAAAACTCTTCATTTTTGACAAAGCTTCATCCACATctacaatgaaaacaaaacaacaaaaatcaaATGTGTCATTAATGCTTTGTGAAAAGCAGAAAGAACAACGGACATCTATGAAGTTGACCCCTTACCTATCCTGACCCTGGCTGTGTCCACCTCATACTGCTGTCTGTTCTGCAGCAGCACTTCTTTTTCCTGCATCACTGTCAACAGCTGTTTATTCTTCTCTCTCTGATCATCAATCACTTTAAGCAGCTCTTCATTCTTTTTCTGTAGCAGTTCCACACTCCTGTGGGCTTCCTTCAACTGGGTCTGCAGTGTCATGTTCATAGACTGCAGTGAAATAACTAAAAAGAGAAGACCATGTATGTTACTGTTAATAAGACGTGTCAGCACTAACAAAATAAACTTGCGTatccattttaaacaaaatgcataacTATTAGTAAACAAGTACAACTGAATTAATCTAGAAAATGTTAGCAGTAATATACTTATCTTTAATTATGACTAATGGCAAGATAAATATACAGGTACTATATGTTACTTAAATATAAACAGTTTTGTAGTGTTCCGCAACAATTAAGATTAGAATATACAGTAATAAAGGCATATAACTTACTTTCAAAGTTACAGTCCACAGATCTGGATTCTttttctgctctctctctctcctttaaCTGTTGATTCACTATTCTCAATCGTCTACAGAAATACAAAGGTTAGTTCAGACGTTGCTGTCTTGCCGATTGCTACTTTTCACCCGGTGAATCTAAAAACAGTGGATGTTGTCATGCTTCTAAACTCTGCATTAAAGAGCTCAGCTGGTCTCTGTTTGGCCCTATTTTGTACCTGAACCAGCAATGGTAAATGATGCAAACCAACCCCAGCTGATATTCCTTCCCTAGCCAGCCAAATGTCAATCCCAGTGGGCTTCGACGAAAATCAACAACACTGCAAAACCTTGATTCAACATTAAACTAATTGGAGTATACAAAGGGttatttttcattactgttttttattatggtaaattatggtaaattaatgtgcttatttaggcactcaacgacttgactggggaaagataatgtagggttatttctttttagcttaattattgatcttattgcttcatttaaatagttttctttatgttaacatttcagggcattttgttaatgcacatctatttttgtttttcgctgttctacatttttttaatgcaactgttcattttaaccttttttttttttttaacacaacagtactccAGCTAacataatccagcacctctgcacttaagcatttgtatgtcagctgacaagtgttcagctgatatcgcaccatgcctttcttcttaaaggcatacagcctctatatatgaacccaatatctctcacaagcacctcaGTACATAGTTACGATATCAAAACAAACGGAAtacgcttttttgttttgtttttggtgcataggtatagctattatgtactatatatcaccttacagtacaataatacaacaaaaactggactgaatgataatacccgaaaataatcttaatatttctttaataaagttgccggtgcaaatatagtattagttGGTGGATTGCGCTGATCaccggcttattttgaccccctgcattcattgtcactatttttgctttgaaaataattagttattttttttagcagtcatttataacgttttagcctctcaaagtgcacagaaaacccgccccttcaactctccgATTGGTTAAATgctgtgtcaagacgtaacatggctgtcatgtggttccaagattttttttttttttcagacagcaATGTGCAACttatctagtctgctagaagcgcaatcaatccttattgttaaaggcacagtagcatctgcaagacgggcggatcgggttttttcagTCGGATGGCGACAGACACTTTGCCGGGTGACCCAGCCGGCTGAAAAGGCCTGAGGAGAACCCTGAATACACTCCAAGACTTTTGCAAGAACTGAATATTTAAGGCAAACAAGTAATCACTGCTAACTGATCAAGAACTGTAACTGCATTTGGGACATTTCATATATTAAGAACTATGTTCCTGGAAATGCTATACTGCAAATAGGCATTGGCTCCAGACAAAGTCAGTTTTCTAAGTCACTTTCTAGCTACTGTAGTTTGGTTCTTAAGTGTGTCACTGACCTGCGCAACTGTGCATTCTCACTTCGCTGGGGCTGCAGAGCCAAAGCTATTTCTGCCTGCACGTTTGTACTTCCAATCACAGTAGGTAGCAAAGACACACTCTCCTCCACCTCTCTTATCAGCCGGTGAACTTCAGAGTCAGCTGGTAAGATAAGAGAAAATTGCTACTAAAATCAAAATCATCATTTCGTTTTTATAGTTTTCAAATGTCAATATGAATTATGCAATTTTTATCTGATCTGAGTAAGGTTAGagttacaaaacaaataattgtGCTGTAAGAGTTTTGGAATAGTGGCCACTGAGGATCAAGCAGAGACCACCTTTTAAAACTACTGGCTATtctgagcaaaaaataaatacaacacctTGATCAGCAACAAGTGCCTTTAGTTCTCCTAGAAGATATTTTACAGTCGCAACTTTCTTCTTAGTCTGCTCCGGGCTCATCTTCTTAGTCTTTAGAAGCCTCTGGTTATCAAAGCTGGTTTGACAGCTTGTGTCTTTCACTGGTGTGATATCTACACAGTCCAGGTCATCATCTTCGCTTGTATTTCCTTCACTGTGCTCAGACTCAGATTCTTCACTGGAAAGTTGGATCCGAGTTTGTGAATTAATAGGCACAGCAGGTTGACGGTTTTCTGCCTCTTGCTGTTGAAGATGGGAAAGATGTCTCAACAACTTGTGCTCCTTTAACAGCTGACGGTTTGACTGCCCAAAGCCTGCTTCAGTGCCATACATTTGCTGGGGTACACCCTGCACTTCATTTCCACTAGACACAGCAGGTGGTGGGAATGTAAATACAGCTGGAGTTGTATGGGCAGGCTGCATTGATGGGATTGCTGTAGCTGGACCTGCATATACAGGAAAGTAGTTGATCCCTCCTTGTGGAGACCCATGGCTGTATACATCATCATTGGACATGCTCTATAAAGTTTAAAGCAGACATGAAATAGGTGGAAGTTTAAAACTAAGTTTAATACATTCCAAAACACAGCATTGAAATATTTTATATTGGTTATGAAGTCTGCAAGTAATTTTTGCACCAACAAACCATACAGTGGAAGCAACAAATGATTGGTAACAAGATTCTACTACCATAGGCCATAATAATAGATCAAATAACTTGACCAGCTTAATATGACCACCAATTATCATGAGGAAgggttaatttttttaaaaagcagaatgaGCATTTTCACTGATGCAAACCACATATTGACAGATGGTGTCCTCCAATTTTCTTATCAGTGTCCATCTGTATTCATTATCAAAACAAACTGTCAACTATTCTTGGATACTTACAGTCGGAATACACAGAGGATTAGCTGAATGTTGTGGAGACAAAGCAGGAGTGGAAGTTGTCAAGCGACGGTTAAATACAGTTGAACTTTGTTTTCCTAAATGGGGGAAGAATTAAAAAAACCATGATTATGTTTAAATGCCTCAccttattttaaataattcagacatatatatatacctgaatCTGCACCTGCATATACTGGTTGTGTAAGGGGAGCACCATGCATTGCAGCCTGGCAGTTCAGTACAGACATCTGTGTTTGAACATCATCAGTCAGGGCTGGCTGAGCCTCAGGGgagggctgagggactgggataAACACCGGCTGACCATTTGGAGActgtgctgtatttaaacagcGCTTTTCTTTCATCACAGGGTTTGTACTGGAAAACAGGTTCACCTTTTCCACTGCAACAACAAAAGTGtccaagattcatttttttaaatcatattttttcaTCCAGTTTAGTTTGTACTACATACTTCTACATTTGGATGGGTTTAGTTTGTAGAATTTTATAATGATAACAAAATAATTGAAAACTAGCTACAACTTACTAATATGAATCTGCTTTTGTGTGAGATGAGTACTTGTAATATTAACATTGAAATAAGTGATAATGTACCTCTGCACTACATACCTGCTCCCTTCTGAGTTACAGAGCCAGTTTTGTGGTGGTCTTTCCTTCTGCCATTCTCTCCTTTACCAAATGTTACTTTGGTCTTGAGTTTTGAAGCAGTTACTTTTCCTGGTTTTGAGCATGAAGGCTTTACATCTGTTAaaggtgtaatatatatatatatatatatatatatatatatatatatatatatatatatatatatatatatatacacacacactggtaataataataataataagctgctAATAAAATAACCTTACCAGATTTCTCTGTCTGCAAAATGCCTTGTAATAAAGCAGCACAGCGGTCAAGTCCTTTATGTATAGTTGTAACCTGAAAGGGTACATTATTGATTAAAATCAGGTTCCTGCAGTAATACACAGCCACATCATGATTTGGTACTGTGCCTTGAAATGCTGCTACTATGTTACGTAATAATGACCTGGTCTTCAGAGTCTGTGGAGTACAGAGAGTAGCCAGAATCTACAGAGGCAGCAGAGGGTTTCCTCCCAACTATCCTGTAAATAGAGAAGCGTATTTTAATATttgagctaaaataaacacaaataaataaataaataaataaataaataaataatctgctCACTTTGCTAGCAAACAAAGTACCGTGTTAATTTTTGGACGGACAAGTTACCAGTACACGTTTGTCAATATTAAACTGTCAGTACACTAAAGTAAGTTAttcaagtaaataaaataaaattgcgttatttgtatttttaaaaatgaatgggcTACAGATGAAGATCTACGACATACTTACCTTTTGTTTCCCACTATTGCCTTGGCAGAGCCTGCAAGCCTTCCTGAAGAGACTACCTGTCAGTAGAAACCCATTTTCAGTATTCTTTTATTTCTTCCTATTCATATTTACAATAGACTTAATCTAGCTTttctgaatttgaatttaaaatgatacaattataGATTCGGGTTTGTAAGAGAATAAAACACTTGTTACTGCAGTTATACGTAATGAGTATATCGATTTTTTTACTGATATAGGCACTACACTATGAGCTTGCAGTACGcgtcaatataataataataataataataataataataataataatacatgatcaTTCTTACGGAACCCAAGCAGTTACAATCTTACCTTGCGAGGTTTATTAAGACCTTGTCTTgccattttattttcttattaaaaataaataaataaacaaaaaaaaaacaaacaaaaaaaaacgccaGCAAAACTCGGAATAAAACTAAAGAGGTGTACCCTTGAGGTTACATTAACATTACTTTCAGGTTTTTGCTTTTGTAGGAATCGCAGTTTTCCACGTCTGTcgataagaaaataaataaaagagtttCAAATATCACCGCCAGAAAAGAGTAACCAGTCATAATGACTCACAGTGACAAATATGTGTACGGTAATTACGAATTAAGCAACACATTTATCAAAGAAACAATTGAAACAATTTGTGCAATTTAGTCGAGAACAACACTTCTGCTTTCTATAAGAAACTGCAGTGCTTCTAAGTTCttcactttaattttttttactaaacGGAAGTAACTTCACAAACCTTTAAACCAATCATCATATAGCAATTCTGACGTTCCTTTAATATAATTGGTCAGTAGGACGACAAAACTTAGAGAAAAACCCGCCTCCACAGGAATGCCCTCGTCACTTTCCTTTCAAGTGATTGGTGCTGAAGcattacattttgtttgaaagCAAAAGGAAGGATTCTACGTTATTTGCGTACATAAAGCCAATGGTAGTTGTGACCACACGCTCATTATGTGGTAAACAACGTAACTATGGAGACAACTTGTTATTATacggtaaaaaaaaaacgttggttCGCGGCTTCAATCCAGTTGTCCCGCTGCGTAGAAAGCAAGCGCGAAACAGTAAGCATATAAACAACACTGAACTGTTCACTTATATTCTGTAAAGTCACTGCAGTTGTAGTAAATACTGCATATATACTGTGAAACGTGTCAGTCAATCGGATGGTGGATGTTGGGCACAGACAGTACATCATTATCTTGATAAAACCCTGATACCAGGTCTCCTTTCCAGTGGTGTCCCTACACAAAACAGTACAACATAcaatctgaaataaaaacaacagaacaACTAGGATAATATTCAAGACAGGGCTAGACAAAGTTTAAACAAGAAAATTAGTGTTGGCAGGTACAATTATTTCAATAAATGTGATGGACCATTTTTTCAAAGCTGGTGCAAGACCCAAGTTTAAATCTAAATTGCACAGACTACAGGGATGGAATGGAAAcaacactcctattgcatagcagttgcatCCATTGAAGATTTTGAtatgagcttcattagccacagtgtattatAGGTAATAACAAGCAATCGCTACAAGTATATGGGGTTTGTCTACTGCTGACAATACAAATTTAATTTATGTAATGATGAATGCATATTTTAACAGTCGAATTGAATTATTTTGAATTTGTGTTGCCTTGATGTTTCTACTGTTCTTTGTACTGCTTGTTCACTTTAAATGTTGAGTTTGTAACATTACACAATAAAGTTAAGTTATAGTAAGAAGAATTTAGAACTCTAGAGTATAACATTATGGAACTTGATGGTTTTTAACATGCAACTGTAATTGTTCAATGTACAGTGTAAATAGTACATAACATTACTACTGTTTACAAAAGTATAGACATTTATTTGGTATGGACATTTACTTGTTATTACACCCATAACTCACCTGCATCCAGGTTGGAGTTTTAGCATTGACAATGCCATGTGTTGGGCAGGGTAGcattcaatgataaggggagcagtgaaaaatattttttaaatatttcacacaatGAAAAGCTGGTTTTCGTTTTACAGAGGTGTAGGCTTTGAATATATGGCCTTGGTTTAAAAGGGAGCACATAGCTGGCTTATGGTCTGTGATATTCAAACACACaattctgtttcatttttttcatcacgtttattaaaatgaaagaaagctTAACAACGTCTTTCAACAGCATGTAAAAGTGATT
The Acipenser ruthenus chromosome 10, fAciRut3.2 maternal haplotype, whole genome shotgun sequence DNA segment above includes these coding regions:
- the ccdc14 gene encoding coiled-coil domain-containing protein 14 isoform X2; translation: MARQGLNKPRKVVSSGRLAGSAKAIVGNKRIVGRKPSAASVDSGYSLYSTDSEDQVTTIHKGLDRCAALLQGILQTEKSDVKPSCSKPGKVTASKLKTKVTFGKGENGRRKDHHKTGSVTQKGAVEKVNLFSSTNPVMKEKRCLNTAQSPNGQPVFIPVPQPSPEAQPALTDDVQTQMSVLNCQAAMHGAPLTQPVYAGKQSSTVFNRRLTTSTPALSPQHSANPLCIPTSMSNDDVYSHGSPQGGINYFPVYAGPATAIPSMQPAHTTPAVFTFPPPAVSSGNEVQGVPQQMYGTEAGFGQSNRQLLKEHKLLRHLSHLQQQEAENRQPAVPINSQTRIQLSSEESESEHSEGNTSEDDDLDCVDITPVKDTSCQTSFDNQRLLKTKKMSPEQTKKKVATVKYLLGELKALVADQADSEVHRLIREVEESVSLLPTVIGSTNVQAEIALALQPQRSENAQLRRRLRIVNQQLKERERAEKESRSVDCNFEIISLQSMNMTLQTQLKEAHRSVELLQKKNEELLKVIDDQREKNKQLLTVMQEKEVLLQNRQQYEVDTARVRIDVDEALSKMKSFQFKFEASEKENQILSISLQQRDAEINRLRELTRTLQGSMTRLLSELNTDNNRSKAGSHLTKTILELYENQQKVGLASDPVTNSVHLFLNTLETDQWGSSPVNTASSNKNSNVESIYCYANESAGTSWNKGSTISSSERFSPSNQGSITRQVAESESDGCFTLRDKPKLDETTYVPVISSSKKQALEVRKKTPPLQSDSVLKRLDYSNEIHAFESVQCDESKPLTNAFEKLTFSRIEPFSYISGESNVPENSSQVASRIEGQIPVRPLGTMDTFRTSITGNKREVPQINKRSHSSLPLQRNGGQMYKSRIAAVDSTFSTFDGESVNSDWSLMSASTFNTGDEQDFRNGLAALDASIANLQKTIQTDLKR
- the ccdc14 gene encoding coiled-coil domain-containing protein 14 isoform X1: MARQGLNKPRKVVSSGRLAGSAKAIVGNKRIVGRKPSAASVDSGYSLYSTDSEDQVTTIHKGLDRCAALLQGILQTEKSDVKPSCSKPGKVTASKLKTKVTFGKGENGRRKDHHKTGSVTQKGAVEKVNLFSSTNPVMKEKRCLNTAQSPNGQPVFIPVPQPSPEAQPALTDDVQTQMSVLNCQAAMHGAPLTQPVYAGADSGKQSSTVFNRRLTTSTPALSPQHSANPLCIPTSMSNDDVYSHGSPQGGINYFPVYAGPATAIPSMQPAHTTPAVFTFPPPAVSSGNEVQGVPQQMYGTEAGFGQSNRQLLKEHKLLRHLSHLQQQEAENRQPAVPINSQTRIQLSSEESESEHSEGNTSEDDDLDCVDITPVKDTSCQTSFDNQRLLKTKKMSPEQTKKKVATVKYLLGELKALVADQADSEVHRLIREVEESVSLLPTVIGSTNVQAEIALALQPQRSENAQLRRRLRIVNQQLKERERAEKESRSVDCNFEIISLQSMNMTLQTQLKEAHRSVELLQKKNEELLKVIDDQREKNKQLLTVMQEKEVLLQNRQQYEVDTARVRIDVDEALSKMKSFQFKFEASEKENQILSISLQQRDAEINRLRELTRTLQGSMTRLLSELNTDNNRSKAGSHLTKTILELYENQQKVGLASDPVTNSVHLFLNTLETDQWGSSPVNTASSNKNSNVESIYCYANESAGTSWNKGSTISSSERFSPSNQGSITRQVAESESDGCFTLRDKPKLDETTYVPVISSSKKQALEVRKKTPPLQSDSVLKRLDYSNEIHAFESVQCDESKPLTNAFEKLTFSRIEPFSYISGESNVPENSSQVASRIEGQIPVRPLGTMDTFRTSITGNKREVPQINKRSHSSLPLQRNGGQMYKSRIAAVDSTFSTFDGESVNSDWSLMSASTFNTGDEQDFRNGLAALDASIANLQKTIQTDLKR